A stretch of Cryptosporangium aurantiacum DNA encodes these proteins:
- a CDS encoding sensor histidine kinase, with translation MSLRARLVLTVMTMVTLGLFVMVGAIFGALQDLRGDRTDDVLAAVAREADRATGETDARLLEHLVPGEGAGPVWRRLAEAGDLPSFYQLRDAEGRVLDTVAFGPRPDLGDELPGELRPADGPDGVRLAERGSHWRLMATRVDGRDTVLVLGMRTDVADEFSARVRNTALITGAAVLLGLGLLSLRTVRVALRPLDEIATTAAAIGAGDLSSRVATADARTEVGRLGRALNAMLGQIEAAFAARRRSEDRLRRFVADASHELRTPIATVRGYAELFRRGASSRPDDLADVLLRIESEATRMGHLVDELLLLARLDQGRPLSSEPVDLVALVDRAVADAGAVDADRQITVETDGAVLVNGDPERLRQVLDNLLANVRLHTPPGTPAIVRVVTERAAAVVEVSDAGPGIPADLRERVFERFFRGADAVRSASDGGSGLGLSIVVAVVEAHGGRVSAETASAGGARIRIELPRSP, from the coding sequence ATGTCGCTGCGGGCACGCCTGGTCCTCACCGTGATGACGATGGTGACGCTGGGCCTCTTCGTGATGGTCGGTGCGATCTTCGGTGCGCTGCAGGACCTCCGCGGTGATCGGACCGACGACGTTCTGGCCGCGGTCGCCCGCGAGGCGGACCGCGCCACCGGGGAGACCGACGCCCGGCTGCTGGAGCACCTCGTGCCGGGGGAGGGCGCCGGGCCGGTTTGGCGGCGGCTGGCCGAGGCCGGTGACCTCCCGTCGTTCTACCAGTTGCGCGACGCCGAGGGGCGGGTCCTCGACACCGTCGCGTTCGGACCTCGGCCGGACCTGGGTGACGAGTTGCCCGGCGAACTGCGCCCGGCCGACGGGCCAGACGGCGTCCGGCTGGCTGAACGAGGCTCGCACTGGCGGCTGATGGCCACCCGAGTCGACGGACGGGACACCGTCCTGGTGCTCGGCATGCGCACCGACGTCGCTGACGAGTTCAGCGCGCGGGTCCGTAACACCGCGCTGATCACCGGCGCCGCGGTGCTGCTCGGGCTCGGTTTGCTCTCGCTGCGGACGGTACGCGTGGCACTGCGTCCGCTCGACGAGATCGCGACGACCGCCGCGGCGATCGGCGCGGGTGACTTGTCGTCCCGGGTGGCCACCGCCGACGCCCGGACGGAGGTCGGGAGGCTGGGGCGTGCGCTGAACGCGATGCTCGGACAGATCGAGGCGGCGTTCGCGGCGCGGAGGCGTTCGGAGGATCGGCTCCGGCGGTTCGTCGCGGACGCTTCGCACGAGCTCCGGACGCCGATCGCGACCGTGCGCGGTTACGCGGAGCTGTTCCGCCGGGGCGCGTCGAGCCGCCCGGACGACCTGGCCGACGTGCTGCTCCGGATCGAGTCGGAAGCGACCAGGATGGGGCATCTGGTCGACGAACTCCTGCTCCTGGCCCGGCTCGACCAGGGCCGGCCGCTCAGCAGTGAGCCCGTGGACCTGGTAGCGCTGGTCGATCGTGCGGTCGCCGACGCCGGCGCGGTGGACGCCGACCGGCAGATCACCGTCGAGACGGACGGCGCGGTGCTGGTGAACGGAGACCCGGAGCGGCTGCGTCAGGTGCTCGACAACCTGTTGGCGAACGTCCGGCTGCACACACCGCCCGGCACGCCGGCCATCGTCCGAGTGGTCACGGAGCGCGCCGCAGCGGTGGTCGAGGTGTCCGACGCCGGCCCCGGTATCCCCGCCGACCTGCGTGAGCGGGTGTTCGAACGGTTCTTCCGGGGTGCCGACGCGGTTCGTTCGGCTTCCGATGGAGGGTCGGGGCTGGGGCTCTCGATCGTCGTCGCCGTCGTCGAGGCGCACGGCGGGCGGGTGAGTGCCGAGACCGCGTCGGCCGGTGGTGCCCGAATCCGGATCGAGCTGCCGCGCTCCCCGTGA
- a CDS encoding SRPBCC domain-containing protein — translation MTNAPLLSFDLDRTYPAPPERVWAAFTRADLLERWVLPDPEWRLAKCEVDAREGGGYRLRFGPRPDGDAYSEVATFAVFEPVERLVFDVLTEGEGTSERSRCTVLLLPVEGGTRLELTVEGLSGPQAAEHLRTGWQWCLEGIAAQLDAAAL, via the coding sequence ATGACCAACGCCCCGCTCCTGTCGTTCGACCTCGACCGCACCTACCCCGCGCCACCCGAGCGGGTGTGGGCCGCCTTCACCCGCGCTGACCTGCTGGAGCGCTGGGTCCTTCCCGACCCGGAGTGGCGCCTGGCGAAGTGCGAGGTCGACGCCCGCGAGGGTGGGGGCTACCGGCTGCGGTTCGGCCCCCGCCCGGACGGCGACGCGTACAGCGAGGTGGCGACCTTCGCGGTTTTCGAACCCGTGGAGCGGCTCGTGTTCGACGTGCTCACCGAGGGGGAGGGCACCTCGGAGCGCTCCCGCTGCACGGTGCTGCTCCTGCCGGTCGAGGGTGGGACCCGGCTGGAGCTCACGGTCGAGGGCCTGTCGGGTCCGCAGGCGGCCGAGCACCTGCGCACGGGTTGGCAGTGGTGCCTGGAGGGCATCGCCGCGCAGCTCGATGCCGCAGCGCTGTGA
- a CDS encoding ArsR/SmtB family transcription factor, which produces MVHRQFAALGDPTRLAIVERLVRGPTSAGDLAAPTSMSLPAVLKHVRVLEEAGLVTTVKRGRVRECRLRDDALVAVATWTAQQQALWSTRLDALGTLLEDT; this is translated from the coding sequence ATGGTTCACCGTCAGTTTGCAGCCCTGGGCGACCCGACCCGCCTGGCGATCGTCGAACGGCTCGTGCGCGGGCCGACGTCCGCCGGTGACCTCGCAGCGCCGACGTCGATGTCGCTGCCCGCCGTCCTCAAGCACGTCCGCGTGCTCGAGGAGGCCGGCCTGGTGACGACGGTCAAACGCGGCCGCGTACGCGAGTGCCGGTTGCGTGACGACGCGCTCGTCGCCGTGGCGACGTGGACCGCACAGCAGCAGGCGCTCTGGTCGACCCGGCTGGACGCTCTCGGCACCCTCCTGGAGGACACATGA
- a CDS encoding response regulator transcription factor: MKTGPRILVVDDERYLADLVATALRYESFRTEVAYSGRDAVAAVGGFDPHLIVLDVVLPDFSGIEVCRQLRRRGCSAPVVFLTARDATEDKVNGLTVGGDDYVTKPFSIEELVARIRAVLRRAQQVRSDAVLTFADLEIDDGAHVVRRQGRVIDLTPTEFRLLHLLVANAGRVLSKGQIREHVWEYDFGGNDANVQTYISYLRRKVDAFDPPLIHTVPRVGYVVRIPGA, from the coding sequence GTGAAGACAGGCCCTCGCATCCTGGTCGTGGACGACGAACGTTATCTCGCCGATCTGGTGGCGACGGCGTTGCGCTACGAGAGCTTCCGCACCGAGGTCGCCTACAGCGGGCGTGACGCGGTCGCCGCGGTCGGCGGCTTCGATCCGCACCTCATCGTGCTCGACGTCGTCCTGCCGGACTTCTCCGGCATCGAGGTGTGTCGTCAGCTGAGGCGGCGCGGGTGTAGCGCGCCGGTGGTCTTCCTGACCGCACGGGACGCGACCGAGGACAAGGTCAACGGGCTGACCGTCGGCGGCGACGACTACGTCACGAAGCCGTTCAGCATCGAAGAACTCGTGGCGCGGATCCGGGCGGTGCTCCGCCGCGCGCAGCAGGTCCGGAGCGACGCCGTCCTGACCTTCGCCGACCTGGAGATCGACGACGGCGCCCACGTCGTGCGTCGCCAGGGCCGGGTGATCGACCTGACCCCGACCGAGTTCCGGCTGCTGCACCTGCTGGTCGCGAACGCCGGTCGGGTGCTGTCCAAGGGCCAGATCCGGGAGCACGTCTGGGAGTACGACTTCGGCGGCAACGACGCCAACGTGCAGACGTACATCTCCTACCTTCGTCGCAAGGTCGACGCCTTCGACCCGCCGCTGATCCATACGGTGCCGAGGGTCGGCTACGTGGTGCGGATTCCGGGCGCCTGA
- a CDS encoding Hsp70 family protein — MAAGYRLGVDFGTSNTVAVLAGPDRRFRPLLFDGQQQLPSAVCAVDGGLLVGKAAQHTAQRHPAAFEPHPKRHLIDGGVLLGEREWLPVEVVTSVFRRIADEVDRVTGIPTTDSGLDEVVLTHPAVWGGPRRQVLLDAAARVGWHRVRLVAEPLAAAAAFVHDHPDRLPPGAIALVYDLGAGTFDATVVRAEPDRGYTVLATGGIPDVGGADVDHAIVASFAAAYPAHESTWARLLNPATTADRRARWTFLEQVRTAKEILATSATTFVHVPHLDDEIVLGREQLDELTRPLIERTLAACHEVLRQTGLRPETLHAVFLVGGSTRLPGLTRGLHRSLGHPPTVLDQPELVVATGSLHVHRASAPPPPPFPTPAPAPPPPPPAPNARSARRKWLVVTAIATVVVLAGGFGLYRILSEADSPSLLRTLTGAEDANPQVYDSVVFSPDGKQVLTAGYQQIWVWETSTGRLLKQLTTAYGTRQAGLYGAVISPDGKRVVAGDSEGNIWLWDLTGPGEAQILLRLHQDYVSELAFSPDSRKLVSGGGGGTVYVWDVAKRAGDGGGPIETKVDSVRGLAFSRDGKTVAAVGPDGKVRLYDAESRTILGDEIRGTCVAFSPAAEQLLTGGTDKNVLRWNPETGERIGNPLSGHQDEVVAVTFSRDGNRAASAEDVGAVRLWDTGTGKQIGEPLDSSTKDGEATPAVAFSPDGALLASTSGRGVNLWSVPD; from the coding sequence GTGGCAGCGGGTTACCGGCTGGGCGTGGACTTCGGAACCTCGAACACGGTGGCGGTGCTCGCCGGACCGGACCGCCGATTCCGGCCGCTGCTGTTCGACGGCCAGCAACAGCTACCGTCCGCCGTGTGCGCGGTCGACGGCGGGCTGCTGGTCGGCAAGGCGGCCCAGCACACTGCCCAGCGTCATCCGGCGGCGTTCGAGCCGCACCCCAAGCGACATCTGATCGACGGCGGCGTGCTGCTCGGCGAACGGGAGTGGCTGCCTGTCGAGGTGGTCACGTCGGTGTTCCGGCGGATCGCGGACGAGGTGGACCGGGTCACCGGCATCCCGACGACGGACAGTGGGCTCGACGAGGTCGTGCTCACCCATCCCGCGGTGTGGGGCGGGCCCCGTCGTCAGGTACTGCTCGACGCCGCCGCCCGGGTCGGATGGCACCGTGTCCGGCTGGTGGCCGAGCCGCTGGCCGCGGCCGCCGCGTTCGTTCACGACCACCCGGACCGGTTACCGCCGGGCGCGATCGCGTTGGTGTACGACCTGGGCGCCGGCACGTTCGACGCCACCGTGGTGCGAGCCGAGCCCGATCGTGGGTACACGGTGCTGGCGACCGGCGGCATCCCGGACGTGGGTGGCGCGGATGTTGATCACGCGATCGTGGCCTCGTTCGCGGCGGCGTATCCGGCGCACGAATCGACGTGGGCCCGCCTGCTCAACCCGGCGACGACCGCCGACCGGCGCGCTCGCTGGACGTTCCTCGAGCAGGTCCGCACCGCCAAGGAGATCCTGGCGACCAGCGCCACCACGTTCGTCCACGTGCCCCATCTCGACGACGAGATCGTGCTGGGACGCGAGCAACTCGACGAGCTGACCCGGCCGTTGATCGAGCGGACGCTCGCCGCCTGTCACGAAGTGCTCCGGCAGACTGGCCTGCGACCGGAGACCCTGCACGCCGTGTTCCTGGTCGGCGGCTCGACGCGCCTGCCCGGCCTGACCCGAGGCCTTCATCGCTCGCTGGGGCACCCGCCCACGGTGCTGGATCAGCCGGAGCTGGTGGTGGCCACGGGTAGCCTCCACGTCCACCGGGCCAGTGCCCCGCCCCCGCCGCCGTTTCCCACCCCGGCCCCGGCTCCGCCGCCGCCGCCGCCGGCTCCGAACGCCCGGTCAGCCCGCCGGAAGTGGCTGGTCGTCACGGCGATCGCCACGGTCGTCGTCCTCGCAGGCGGTTTTGGCCTGTACCGCATCCTGAGCGAGGCGGACTCGCCGTCCCTGCTCCGCACGCTGACCGGTGCCGAAGACGCGAACCCCCAGGTGTACGACTCGGTCGTGTTCAGCCCGGACGGGAAGCAGGTCCTCACCGCCGGATATCAGCAGATCTGGGTCTGGGAGACCTCCACCGGCAGGCTGCTGAAGCAGTTGACCACCGCGTACGGGACCCGCCAGGCCGGCCTGTACGGCGCAGTGATCAGTCCGGACGGTAAGCGGGTCGTGGCCGGTGACAGCGAGGGCAACATCTGGCTGTGGGATCTGACCGGGCCGGGCGAGGCTCAAATCCTGCTGAGACTCCACCAGGACTACGTCAGCGAGCTGGCGTTCAGCCCCGACTCTCGGAAGCTCGTCTCCGGCGGCGGTGGGGGCACGGTGTACGTCTGGGACGTTGCCAAGCGAGCCGGCGACGGCGGCGGGCCGATCGAGACCAAGGTCGACAGTGTCCGGGGGCTCGCCTTCAGCCGGGACGGTAAGACCGTGGCGGCGGTCGGTCCGGACGGCAAGGTGCGGCTCTACGACGCCGAGAGCCGAACGATTCTCGGCGACGAAATCCGGGGCACCTGCGTCGCGTTCAGCCCGGCAGCCGAACAGCTGTTGACCGGCGGCACCGACAAGAACGTGCTCCGGTGGAATCCGGAGACCGGAGAACGGATCGGGAACCCGCTCTCCGGTCACCAGGACGAGGTCGTCGCGGTCACGTTCAGCCGCGACGGGAACCGGGCGGCTTCGGCAGAGGACGTCGGGGCTGTTCGGCTGTGGGACACCGGCACCGGGAAGCAGATCGGCGAGCCCCTGGACTCCAGTACGAAGGACGGCGAGGCGACCCCGGCCGTCGCGTTCAGCCCGGACGGTGCGCTCCTGGCGTCAACCAGTGGGCGCGGAGTCAACCTCTGGTCCGTCCCCGACTGA